Proteins found in one Haloferax litoreum genomic segment:
- a CDS encoding Gfo/Idh/MocA family protein: MSDKLSVGVLGYRFMGKAHSNALARLPMFFPEAPEVERSVIVGRDEEALADAADRFGFESTATDWRDVVDDVDVFYNLGPNHLHAEPSIAALEAGAHVFCEKPLAPTLDEAEEMRDAARDADGVAGCAFNYRFVPAIQHAKGLIEDGELGEIHHVRGRYLQDWLVDPEAPWAWRMDKDLAGSGALGDLGAHTVDLARFLVGNVAGDIERVSGHLQTFVDERPVPGTDEYKPVTVDDAYTAQAAFENGAVGSFEASRFANGHKNDHTIEIHGSEGSLKFSLERLNELEVKTGDNRGYETVLVTDETDPYVDHWWPPGHVIGWEHTFVHENFEFLSAAAEGGEFHPSFEDAYEVQQVLDAIERSDESGEWVSLE, from the coding sequence ATGAGTGACAAACTTTCCGTCGGTGTCCTCGGTTACCGCTTCATGGGGAAAGCACACTCCAACGCCCTCGCACGCCTCCCGATGTTCTTCCCGGAGGCACCCGAGGTAGAGCGCTCGGTCATCGTCGGCCGCGACGAAGAGGCCCTCGCCGACGCTGCCGACCGATTCGGCTTCGAGTCCACGGCAACGGACTGGCGCGACGTCGTCGACGACGTGGACGTGTTCTACAACCTCGGCCCGAACCACCTCCACGCCGAACCCTCTATCGCCGCACTCGAAGCGGGCGCACACGTCTTCTGCGAGAAACCGCTCGCCCCGACGCTGGACGAAGCCGAGGAGATGCGCGACGCCGCCCGCGACGCCGACGGCGTCGCCGGATGTGCGTTCAACTACCGCTTCGTCCCGGCCATCCAGCACGCGAAGGGCCTCATCGAAGACGGCGAACTCGGTGAGATTCACCACGTTCGCGGGCGCTACCTCCAAGACTGGTTGGTCGACCCCGAAGCGCCGTGGGCGTGGCGGATGGACAAGGACCTCGCCGGGTCCGGCGCACTCGGTGACCTCGGCGCGCACACGGTTGACCTCGCGCGATTCCTCGTCGGGAACGTCGCCGGTGACATCGAACGCGTCTCTGGCCACCTCCAGACGTTCGTCGACGAACGACCCGTCCCCGGTACGGACGAGTACAAACCGGTCACGGTGGACGACGCGTACACCGCGCAGGCCGCGTTCGAAAACGGTGCTGTCGGCTCGTTCGAAGCCTCCCGCTTCGCCAACGGCCACAAGAACGACCACACCATCGAGATTCACGGGTCCGAAGGGAGCCTGAAATTCTCCCTCGAACGCCTCAACGAGTTGGAGGTCAAGACGGGCGACAACCGGGGCTACGAGACGGTACTCGTCACCGACGAAACCGACCCGTACGTGGACCACTGGTGGCCGCCGGGCCACGTCATCGGGTGGGAACACACCTTCGTCCACGAGAACTTCGAGTTCCTGTCTGCGGCGGCGGAAGGCGGCGAGTTCCACCCGTCGTTCGAAGACGCCTACGAAGTCCAGCAGGTGCTCGATGCAATCGAGCGGTCGGACGAATCCGGTGAGTGGGTCAGTCTCGAATAG
- the bcp gene encoding thioredoxin-dependent thiol peroxidase, which yields MLAPGDDAPDFELTDQHGDSVSLSDFRGEHVVVYFYPRADTPGCTTEACSFRDAWDDFTERDITVLGISDDPVSDLDSFAEKYDLPFSLLSDEDGAVSTTYDSYGEKNMFGNTFDGVFRNTYVVAPDGTIEHVYEGVSPAGHAEEILADIDD from the coding sequence ATGCTCGCACCCGGCGACGATGCCCCCGACTTCGAACTCACCGACCAGCACGGCGACTCTGTCTCGCTGTCCGACTTCCGTGGCGAACACGTCGTCGTCTACTTCTACCCCCGAGCGGACACGCCGGGGTGTACGACGGAGGCCTGTTCGTTCCGCGACGCGTGGGACGACTTCACGGAACGTGACATCACCGTCCTCGGAATCAGCGACGACCCGGTCTCGGACCTCGATTCGTTCGCCGAAAAGTACGACCTTCCGTTCTCGCTCCTCTCCGACGAAGACGGTGCTGTCTCGACCACGTACGACTCCTACGGCGAGAAGAACATGTTCGGCAACACCTTCGACGGCGTGTTCCGCAACACGTACGTCGTCGCCCCCGACGGCACCATAGAACACGTCTACGAAGGTGTCTCTCCCGCAGGGCACGCCGAGGAGATTCTCGCCGATATCGACGACTGA
- a CDS encoding translation initiation factor eIF-2B, with product MIDETIEEIREMQTHSSSVVAVKATQSLAELTERDYATVEEFERDLERNVGALKRANPSHASLYNALQDVLRSVQGETDTFEDARELTLDTIDRVVESVEMGKSRAAENAATTINDGQTFLTHDYSSTVMEAVELAVDEGAELTAYVTEARPRFLGRKFARELAAIDGVEPHLMVDGASGMFLAECDRVIIGMDCIVEETLYNRIGTFPLVATANKMDVPVTVVGSSTKVVDGGFRFENEIRSPSEVMLEPVEGIELENPAYDATPVELIDQVITDEGLVEF from the coding sequence ATGATAGACGAGACCATCGAGGAGATTCGTGAGATGCAGACACACAGCTCCTCGGTCGTCGCCGTCAAGGCCACGCAGTCGCTCGCGGAGTTGACCGAACGCGACTACGCGACCGTCGAGGAGTTCGAGCGTGACCTCGAACGAAACGTCGGCGCACTCAAGCGCGCGAACCCGTCGCACGCCTCTCTCTACAACGCGCTTCAAGACGTCCTCCGGAGCGTGCAAGGTGAGACAGATACGTTCGAAGACGCACGCGAACTCACTCTCGACACCATCGACCGCGTGGTCGAGAGCGTCGAGATGGGCAAGAGTCGCGCCGCCGAAAACGCGGCGACGACTATCAATGACGGCCAGACGTTCCTCACACACGACTACTCGTCGACTGTGATGGAAGCGGTCGAACTCGCCGTCGACGAGGGTGCAGAACTGACTGCCTACGTCACGGAGGCCCGTCCGCGCTTCCTCGGCCGGAAGTTCGCTCGTGAACTCGCCGCCATCGACGGCGTCGAACCGCACCTGATGGTCGACGGCGCGTCCGGCATGTTCCTCGCCGAGTGCGACCGAGTCATTATCGGGATGGACTGCATCGTCGAAGAGACCTTGTACAACCGCATCGGGACCTTCCCACTCGTCGCGACGGCCAACAAGATGGACGTTCCCGTTACCGTCGTTGGGTCGAGTACGAAAGTCGTCGACGGCGGGTTCCGCTTCGAGAACGAGATTCGCTCGCCCAGCGAGGTCATGCTCGAACCCGTCGAAGGTATCGAGTTGGAGAACCCAGCCTACGACGCGACCCCTGTCGAACTCATCGACCAGGTCATCACCGACGAAGGCCTCGTCGAGTTCTGA
- a CDS encoding alpha/beta fold hydrolase — translation MDVLTTAHHGRTTTYRFREARGEPDAPTILFVHGSGGSHSVWRGQFRLASDYSVAALDLSGHGDSDDVDADTGYETLSAYVDDVIAVAKATDASVLVGNSLGGAVAMTLALERDYDLDALVLAGTGAKLAVLDDLLNWLDDDFDRAVSFLHEEDKLFHTDDERLVEGSKEAMYDAGRAVTRRDFRSCHTFDVRDQLGEISVPTLALVGEYDRLTPPSYHEFLSEEIPNGEMATIEDAAHLAMLEQPEAFNAAVTSFLDRRVE, via the coding sequence ATGGACGTTTTGACGACTGCGCACCACGGACGGACGACGACGTATCGGTTCCGTGAGGCGCGCGGCGAGCCTGATGCACCAACCATCTTGTTCGTACACGGCAGCGGCGGGTCTCATTCCGTCTGGCGTGGCCAATTCCGACTCGCGAGTGACTACTCGGTCGCCGCGCTCGACCTGAGTGGCCACGGAGATAGCGACGACGTGGACGCCGACACCGGCTACGAAACACTCTCAGCGTACGTGGACGACGTTATCGCTGTCGCCAAAGCGACGGACGCGAGCGTCCTCGTCGGCAACTCACTCGGTGGGGCAGTGGCCATGACGCTCGCGCTGGAACGCGACTACGACCTCGACGCACTCGTCCTCGCGGGAACCGGCGCGAAACTCGCCGTCCTCGACGACTTACTGAACTGGTTGGACGACGACTTCGACAGGGCCGTCTCGTTCCTCCACGAGGAAGACAAACTGTTCCACACGGACGACGAACGACTCGTCGAGGGGTCGAAAGAAGCCATGTACGACGCCGGACGGGCCGTCACTCGGCGCGACTTCCGCTCGTGTCACACCTTCGATGTGCGTGACCAACTCGGCGAGATTTCGGTCCCAACGCTCGCGCTCGTCGGCGAGTACGACCGCTTGACGCCGCCGTCGTATCACGAGTTCCTCAGCGAAGAGATACCGAACGGCGAGATGGCGACTATCGAAGACGCGGCACACCTCGCCATGTTAGAACAACCGGAAGCGTTCAACGCGGCGGTTACGTCGTTTCTCGACCGGCGCGTCGAATAA
- a CDS encoding DUF5822 domain-containing protein encodes MQPVERTNPEGVDYGWVMQMTFVTTILVGSPIVALLSLNTTLPTWGARAAFAIRIGAVIWFVTAIALFVYAKRTNAGDGGSSPEADAEN; translated from the coding sequence GTGCAACCAGTCGAGCGAACGAATCCGGAAGGTGTCGACTACGGGTGGGTCATGCAGATGACCTTCGTCACGACGATTCTCGTCGGGTCGCCAATCGTGGCACTCCTCTCGTTGAACACCACGCTCCCGACGTGGGGCGCACGTGCGGCGTTCGCCATTCGAATCGGTGCAGTCATCTGGTTCGTGACCGCCATCGCTCTGTTCGTCTACGCGAAGCGGACCAACGCCGGCGACGGCGGGTCGTCGCCCGAGGCGGACGCCGAGAACTGA
- a CDS encoding Hsp20/alpha crystallin family protein has protein sequence MSMQQFAGGNERFIRRYEYEDSWVIAADIGLSEDEIDVDIVGSTAIVVADTGDHVTETEFELPASGDVDVDVRNGVLTITIQK, from the coding sequence ATGAGCATGCAGCAATTCGCCGGCGGAAACGAGCGGTTCATTCGCCGGTACGAATACGAAGACAGCTGGGTCATCGCAGCTGATATCGGCCTCTCGGAAGACGAGATAGACGTCGATATCGTCGGTTCGACGGCCATCGTCGTCGCCGACACCGGCGACCACGTGACCGAGACGGAGTTCGAACTCCCCGCTAGCGGCGACGTCGATGTGGACGTTCGAAACGGCGTGCTCACCATCACCATCCAGAAATAA
- a CDS encoding CDC48 family AAA ATPase — MKLTVKPLKQKDAGRGLAAIDRAAAAELELEGGDFIRIEGPDGGTAIARVWPGYPEDQGTGIIRIDGRLRQQAGVGIDDRVQVEKADVKPANRVTIALPQNLRIGGNIGTYIRDKLSGQPVTTGQNVQLPLGFGFMSASSQSVPIKIASTDPAGTVVVTDNTEFQVSQKPAEQIKETAPSGGDGPSVTYEDIGGLDKELEQVREMIELPMRHPELFKRLGIEPPKGVLLHGPPGTGKTLIAKAVANEIDASFHTISGPEIMSKYYGESEEQLREIFEEATENSPAIVFIDEIDSIAPKRSEAGGDVERRVVAQLLSLMDGLDERGEVVVIGATNRVDAIDTALRRGGRFDREIEIGVPDRDGRKEILQVHTRNMPLSDGIDLDAYADSTHGFVGADLESLAKESAMHALRRIRPQLDLEAEEIDAEVLENLRVTEDDFKQARKSIEPSALREVFVEVPDVNWTDVGGLEGTKERLRETIQWPLEYPEVFQQMDMDAAKGVLMYGPPGTGKTLLAKAVANEAESNFISIKGPELLNKFVGESEKGVREVFKKARENAPTVVFFDEIDSIATERGRDSSSSGVTERVVSQLLTELDGLESLEDVVVIATTNRPDLIDSALLRPGRLDRHVHVPVPDEDARRAILDVHTRSKPLADDVDLDKIASKTEGYVGADLEALAREASMNASRELIQSVKRDEIDESIGNVRVTMEHFENALDEVRASVTDDVRRRYEEIEERFQKSEVERDRETEVGRTFQ; from the coding sequence ATGAAACTCACTGTCAAACCACTCAAACAGAAGGACGCTGGCCGTGGACTCGCCGCAATCGACCGTGCCGCCGCCGCGGAACTCGAACTCGAAGGCGGCGACTTCATCCGTATCGAAGGCCCCGACGGTGGCACCGCCATCGCGCGTGTCTGGCCTGGGTACCCCGAAGACCAGGGGACGGGTATCATTCGCATCGACGGGCGACTCCGCCAGCAGGCCGGCGTCGGTATCGACGACCGCGTACAGGTCGAAAAAGCGGACGTGAAACCAGCCAACCGCGTCACCATCGCGCTCCCCCAGAACCTCCGTATCGGTGGCAACATCGGGACCTACATCCGCGACAAACTCTCGGGGCAACCGGTCACGACGGGCCAGAACGTCCAGTTACCACTGGGCTTCGGGTTCATGAGCGCCTCCAGCCAGTCGGTCCCCATCAAAATCGCCTCCACCGACCCCGCTGGGACCGTCGTCGTCACCGATAACACCGAGTTCCAGGTCAGCCAGAAACCCGCCGAGCAAATCAAAGAAACCGCGCCGAGCGGTGGCGACGGGCCGTCTGTGACCTACGAAGACATCGGTGGCCTCGACAAGGAACTCGAGCAGGTTCGGGAGATGATCGAACTCCCGATGCGTCACCCGGAACTGTTCAAGCGCCTCGGCATCGAGCCGCCGAAAGGCGTGCTCCTGCACGGGCCGCCGGGGACCGGGAAGACCCTCATCGCGAAGGCCGTCGCCAACGAAATCGACGCCTCGTTCCACACCATCTCCGGCCCGGAGATTATGTCGAAGTACTACGGTGAGTCCGAAGAGCAACTCCGCGAAATCTTCGAAGAGGCGACCGAGAATTCGCCCGCCATCGTCTTCATCGACGAAATCGACTCCATCGCGCCCAAGCGGAGCGAGGCCGGCGGTGACGTAGAACGCCGCGTCGTCGCCCAGCTCCTGTCCCTCATGGACGGGCTGGACGAACGCGGCGAGGTCGTCGTCATCGGCGCGACCAACCGCGTCGACGCCATCGACACCGCACTGCGCCGTGGTGGCCGGTTCGACCGCGAGATCGAGATTGGCGTCCCGGACCGCGACGGCCGCAAGGAGATTCTCCAGGTCCACACGCGGAACATGCCGCTGTCGGACGGCATCGACCTCGACGCGTACGCCGACAGCACCCACGGGTTCGTCGGTGCCGACCTCGAATCGCTCGCCAAGGAGTCGGCGATGCACGCACTGCGCCGCATCCGCCCGCAACTCGACTTAGAGGCCGAGGAGATAGACGCCGAAGTCCTCGAAAACCTGCGCGTCACCGAGGACGACTTCAAGCAGGCCAGAAAGAGCATCGAACCGTCGGCACTCCGCGAAGTGTTCGTCGAAGTCCCCGACGTCAACTGGACCGACGTCGGTGGCCTCGAAGGCACCAAAGAGCGCCTCCGCGAGACCATCCAGTGGCCACTCGAATACCCCGAGGTCTTCCAGCAGATGGACATGGACGCCGCCAAGGGCGTCTTGATGTACGGCCCGCCGGGGACCGGGAAGACGCTCCTCGCGAAGGCTGTCGCCAACGAGGCAGAGTCGAACTTCATCTCCATCAAGGGTCCCGAACTCCTGAACAAGTTCGTCGGGGAGTCCGAAAAGGGCGTCCGCGAAGTGTTCAAGAAGGCCCGCGAGAACGCCCCGACGGTGGTGTTCTTCGACGAAATCGACTCCATCGCGACCGAACGTGGCCGCGACTCGTCGAGTTCGGGGGTCACCGAACGCGTCGTCTCGCAACTCCTGACGGAACTCGACGGTCTCGAATCACTCGAAGACGTAGTCGTCATCGCGACGACGAACCGGCCGGACCTCATCGATTCGGCGCTCTTGCGCCCGGGTCGGTTGGACCGCCACGTCCACGTCCCCGTGCCGGACGAGGACGCCCGCCGCGCCATCCTCGACGTCCACACCCGGAGCAAACCGCTGGCAGACGACGTCGACCTCGACAAAATCGCATCGAAGACCGAGGGCTACGTCGGTGCCGACCTCGAAGCACTCGCCCGTGAGGCGTCGATGAACGCCTCCCGCGAACTCATCCAGAGCGTGAAGAGAGACGAAATCGACGAGAGCATCGGCAACGTCCGCGTGACGATGGAACACTTCGAGAACGCCCTCGACGAGGTTCGTGCGAGCGTCACCGACGACGTTCGCCGCCGCTACGAGGAGATAGAAGAACGCTTCCAGAAGAGCGAAGTCGAACGCGACCGCGAGACCGAAGTCGGCCGGACCTTCCAGTAA
- the priS gene encoding DNA primase small subunit PriS, with protein sequence MDGRTREYLEGRFGDYYRSTDVPLPPAPSEREWGVIPWSAGGTRMHRHQSLLDLGDLSDYLARTAPRHVYFSSARFADPGASTMDDKGWREADLVFDIDADHLPGVDPEETPYAEMLEAGKQALLDLLNLLEDDFSFDEMQAVFSGGRGYHVHVRDESIRRLDSEARREIVDYIRAIDLDVDGLIETRAFGTTTRRVLRTEGGWGRRTHRRLLQFVDGLMDLEEEAALERLKELDGIGDGRAKTILGAFQNNPDAIRDGNVEAGGPGVRTLVEAIATETVADETSPIDEPVTTDTKRLIRLPKSIHGGSGLVVEPLDRDEIDDFDPLVDAVPDRFRGRDITVKVTDPGSVTFDDDTFTLPSGVQSVRESLGVFLMARGRAEKVAE encoded by the coding sequence ATGGACGGGCGCACTCGCGAGTACCTCGAAGGTCGCTTCGGTGACTACTACCGGAGCACCGACGTTCCCCTCCCGCCCGCCCCGAGCGAACGGGAGTGGGGCGTCATCCCGTGGTCTGCCGGCGGGACACGGATGCACCGCCACCAGTCGTTACTCGACCTGGGTGACCTCAGCGACTATCTCGCACGCACTGCGCCCCGGCACGTCTACTTCTCGTCGGCCCGCTTTGCCGACCCCGGCGCGTCAACGATGGACGACAAGGGATGGCGCGAAGCGGACCTCGTCTTCGACATCGACGCGGACCATCTCCCCGGTGTCGACCCCGAGGAGACGCCGTACGCTGAGATGCTCGAAGCGGGGAAGCAAGCCCTCTTGGACCTCCTCAACCTCCTCGAAGACGACTTCTCGTTCGACGAGATGCAAGCCGTCTTCTCTGGGGGACGCGGATACCACGTCCACGTCCGCGACGAGTCGATTCGGCGTCTCGATAGCGAAGCACGCCGCGAAATCGTCGATTACATCCGCGCAATCGACCTCGACGTGGACGGCCTCATCGAGACACGTGCCTTCGGGACGACCACCCGCCGCGTCCTCCGAACTGAGGGAGGGTGGGGACGACGGACCCACCGCCGCCTCCTCCAGTTCGTCGATGGGCTGATGGACCTCGAAGAAGAGGCCGCGCTCGAACGACTGAAAGAACTCGACGGTATCGGCGACGGTCGAGCGAAGACTATCCTCGGGGCGTTCCAGAACAATCCGGACGCCATTCGAGACGGGAACGTCGAAGCGGGCGGCCCCGGTGTCAGGACGCTAGTCGAAGCGATTGCGACCGAGACGGTCGCCGACGAAACGTCGCCCATCGACGAACCCGTGACGACGGACACGAAGCGCCTGATTCGACTCCCGAAGAGCATCCACGGTGGGTCCGGACTCGTGGTCGAACCCCTCGACCGGGACGAAATCGACGACTTCGACCCACTCGTCGACGCGGTCCCCGACCGTTTCCGTGGCCGCGACATCACGGTCAAAGTCACGGACCCCGGGTCGGTGACCTTCGATGACGATACCTTTACACTTCCGTCGGGCGTGCAGTCAGTACGCGAAAGCCTCGGGGTGTTTCTCATGGCCCGCGGTCGAGCAGAGAAGGTGGCAGAATGA
- the panB gene encoding 3-methyl-2-oxobutanoate hydroxymethyltransferase, protein MVTVRALRAKAGTEPITMLTAYDAPTAGIVDAAGIDIILVGDSMGNTSLGHESTLPVTVEEMKSRTAAVARATDDALVVADMPFLSFGVDEASSIENCGQMLKEADADAVKLESGPHTVELTERLVQLGIPVMAHLGLTPQRVKEVGYSRQGTSKESAREILELAKAHADAGAFSLVLEHVPANVATQVTEAIDIPTIGIGAGPDCDGQVLVIDDVVGMSDRVPPFAAQFGDVKAEMEKAVDAYRDAVEAREFPADEHSHVEDELDELY, encoded by the coding sequence ATGGTCACGGTACGGGCCCTTCGGGCGAAGGCTGGAACAGAGCCGATTACGATGCTCACGGCGTACGACGCGCCGACGGCGGGCATCGTCGACGCCGCGGGAATCGACATCATCCTCGTCGGCGACAGCATGGGGAACACGTCGCTCGGACACGAGTCGACGCTCCCGGTGACAGTCGAGGAGATGAAGAGTCGGACCGCCGCGGTTGCACGGGCGACTGACGACGCACTCGTCGTCGCCGACATGCCGTTCCTCTCGTTCGGCGTAGACGAAGCGTCGAGCATCGAGAACTGCGGTCAGATGCTCAAAGAGGCGGACGCAGACGCGGTCAAGTTGGAGAGCGGCCCCCACACTGTGGAGTTGACGGAGCGTCTCGTCCAACTCGGCATCCCCGTGATGGCCCACCTTGGCCTCACGCCGCAACGCGTCAAGGAAGTCGGCTACAGCAGACAGGGGACCAGCAAAGAGAGTGCCCGCGAAATCCTCGAACTGGCGAAGGCCCACGCGGACGCAGGCGCGTTCTCACTCGTCCTCGAACACGTTCCGGCCAACGTCGCAACGCAAGTCACAGAAGCCATCGACATCCCGACGATTGGCATCGGTGCCGGCCCGGACTGCGACGGGCAGGTCCTCGTCATCGACGACGTCGTGGGCATGAGTGACCGCGTGCCGCCCTTCGCGGCCCAGTTCGGCGACGTGAAAGCCGAGATGGAGAAGGCAGTGGACGCGTACCGCGACGCCGTCGAAGCGCGCGAGTTCCCGGCCGACGAACACAGTCACGTCGAAGACGAGTTAGACGAGTTGTACTGA
- a CDS encoding sugar phosphate isomerase/epimerase family protein translates to MYIGVLTVPLGNESLEDALDYLSGIGVTGVELGVGGWPGEDHVDRTAVLGDDDAQADLLAAVEERDMQISALATHNNPLHPDEETAADADAELREAIELADALGVNTVTCFSGLPAGGPNDEVPNWITAPWPTEHADAHEYQWDVAIDYWSDLAEFADDHGVDMAIEMHPNMLVYEPTGMLKLREETNERIGANFDPSHLYWQDIDITEAIRFLGEHDAIHHFHAKDTKVYDHHARVKGVLDTTSYADTADRSWLFRSIGYGHGEEHWKDVVSTLRMVGYEGALSIEHEDALTSSNEGLEKAVDVLSRAVFETQPGDAYWAE, encoded by the coding sequence ATGTACATCGGAGTGCTCACTGTCCCACTGGGGAACGAATCACTCGAAGACGCCCTCGACTATTTGTCGGGAATCGGCGTCACGGGCGTCGAACTCGGCGTCGGCGGGTGGCCGGGCGAAGACCACGTGGACCGAACGGCCGTCCTCGGCGACGACGACGCGCAGGCCGACCTGCTCGCCGCCGTCGAGGAACGCGACATGCAAATCAGCGCGCTGGCGACCCACAACAACCCGCTCCACCCCGACGAGGAGACGGCGGCCGACGCGGACGCGGAACTCCGAGAGGCCATCGAACTTGCCGACGCACTCGGCGTGAACACCGTCACCTGTTTCTCCGGCCTGCCTGCCGGCGGCCCGAACGACGAGGTGCCGAACTGGATTACTGCGCCGTGGCCGACTGAGCACGCCGACGCCCACGAGTACCAGTGGGACGTCGCCATCGACTACTGGTCGGACCTCGCCGAGTTCGCCGACGACCACGGCGTCGATATGGCCATCGAGATGCACCCCAACATGCTCGTCTACGAACCGACTGGCATGCTGAAACTCCGCGAGGAAACCAACGAGCGCATCGGCGCGAACTTCGACCCCTCGCACCTCTACTGGCAGGATATCGATATCACTGAGGCCATTCGCTTCCTCGGCGAGCACGACGCCATCCACCACTTCCACGCGAAGGACACGAAGGTATACGACCACCACGCCCGTGTGAAGGGCGTCCTCGACACCACCTCGTACGCCGACACCGCGGACCGTTCGTGGCTCTTCCGCTCCATCGGCTACGGCCACGGCGAGGAACACTGGAAGGACGTGGTCTCGACGCTCCGGATGGTCGGCTACGAAGGTGCGCTCTCCATCGAACACGAAGATGCGCTCACCTCCTCGAACGAAGGACTCGAAAAGGCCGTCGACGTGCTCTCGCGCGCCGTCTTCGAGACGCAACCGGGCGACGCTTACTGGGCGGAGTGA
- a CDS encoding DNA replication complex GINS family protein, with protein sequence MNVDDLRSVLRTERQKDSLQHLRESFYDDVAEYIAEQKAIRNQKAEELGTHYSPEIRRITDEIETAEEVVTSIYERRVGKVVKAASFAAAGMSSETEGLTHEEKRLFDDLVARIEQNRSTVLSTLEDVVANDGPKDAVTAGSVSTDEPTARQVEPEASETPSSDPTIPPDEPDPGTMAFDGSDTDGTGDAGDVLADAMGTGSSDSAATADEHVAAPDDESGIDRPSDEAAAVIGGDESTAETPSESGLETVEPAANTTVDSDTTAESDDDPLSGLVDDRETVRITADVGTIFGVDEREYDLAREDVVTLPSANAEPLVERGAAEKLE encoded by the coding sequence ATGAACGTAGACGACCTCAGGAGTGTGCTGCGGACGGAGCGACAGAAAGATAGCTTGCAGCATCTCCGCGAGTCGTTCTACGACGACGTCGCGGAGTACATCGCCGAACAGAAGGCGATTCGCAATCAGAAGGCCGAGGAACTCGGCACCCACTACTCACCGGAGATTCGGCGCATCACCGACGAAATCGAAACCGCCGAAGAAGTCGTCACTTCGATTTACGAGCGACGAGTCGGGAAAGTCGTGAAGGCCGCCAGTTTCGCGGCGGCCGGGATGTCCTCCGAGACGGAGGGCCTGACCCACGAAGAGAAACGACTCTTCGACGACCTGGTCGCCCGTATCGAGCAGAACCGAAGTACCGTCCTCTCGACGCTCGAAGACGTCGTCGCGAACGACGGGCCGAAAGACGCTGTCACAGCAGGGTCCGTCTCGACTGACGAACCGACGGCCCGACAGGTCGAACCGGAGGCCTCCGAGACACCGTCGTCAGACCCCACGATTCCACCGGACGAACCCGACCCGGGGACGATGGCGTTCGACGGGTCTGACACCGACGGAACCGGCGATGCGGGCGACGTCCTCGCCGACGCGATGGGCACCGGTTCGAGCGATTCGGCGGCCACTGCCGACGAACACGTTGCTGCACCCGACGACGAGTCCGGTATCGACCGCCCTTCCGACGAAGCGGCGGCGGTCATCGGCGGCGACGAATCCACGGCGGAGACGCCGTCAGAGTCGGGACTCGAAACGGTGGAGCCCGCAGCGAACACGACAGTAGACTCAGACACTACCGCAGAGTCCGACGACGACCCACTTTCGGGCCTCGTCGACGACCGAGAGACGGTCCGAATCACCGCGGACGTGGGAACCATCTTCGGCGTCGACGAACGCGAGTACGACCTCGCCCGCGAGGACGTGGTGACACTGCCGTCCGCCAACGCAGAACCCCTCGTCGAACGCGGTGCCGCAGAGAAACTCGAGTAG
- a CDS encoding type IV pilin: protein MVPERPSITLPRFGRRGISPVVGVSLMLVIVVLLATMVGVMVMGFEDSLVEPQPQLSFDVAYHPAGEGNGANGAYINLTHEFGSIEDGNQVFVIDGSGNRIAWEDIWTGGPVVGPAGEYAHIDGAGSDDVLDPICEAGQTYRVVVEHDDGSSSTLTTYEIPTDPSSTSSDC, encoded by the coding sequence ATGGTCCCAGAACGCCCCTCCATTACCCTCCCACGCTTCGGTCGCAGAGGCATCTCACCAGTCGTCGGTGTCTCACTCATGCTCGTCATCGTCGTCCTCCTCGCGACGATGGTCGGCGTCATGGTGATGGGGTTCGAGGATTCGCTCGTCGAACCACAACCCCAACTCTCGTTCGACGTGGCGTACCACCCCGCTGGAGAGGGCAACGGCGCGAACGGGGCGTACATCAACCTCACCCACGAGTTCGGGAGCATCGAAGACGGAAATCAGGTGTTCGTCATCGACGGGAGCGGCAATCGCATCGCGTGGGAAGACATCTGGACCGGCGGACCAGTCGTCGGCCCGGCAGGTGAGTACGCCCACATCGACGGTGCCGGGTCGGACGATGTGCTGGACCCCATCTGTGAGGCCGGCCAAACGTACCGCGTCGTCGTCGAACACGACGACGGGTCGTCGAGTACGCTCACTACCTACGAGATACCCACAGACCCGTCGTCGACGAGTTCTGACTGCTGA